In one window of Ovis aries strain OAR_USU_Benz2616 breed Rambouillet chromosome 5, ARS-UI_Ramb_v3.0, whole genome shotgun sequence DNA:
- the ANKRD24 gene encoding ankyrin repeat domain-containing protein 24 isoform X2 translates to MARDLGLGDSLLERCWELSWGWFNGTVAGSGKGQLGRQVLRTQAGGMLSQAPTQDHFPRQLRLSPTDLGSCPPCGPCPIPKPAAARGRRQSQDWGKSDERLLQAVENNDPTRVASLIARKGLVPTKLDPEGKSAFHLAAMRGAASCLEVMLAHGANAMSTDGAGYNALHLAAKYGHPQCLKQLLQASCAVDTVDSSGWTALHHAAAGGCISCSEILCSFKAHLNPRDRLGTTPLIIAAQMCHTDLCRLLLQQGAAANDQDLQGRTALMLACEGASPETVEVLLQGGAQPGITDALGQDAAHYGTLAGDKLILHLLQEAAQRPSPPSEDDSGEASSQNSVSSHDKQGAPKKRKAPQPPTNIPVPDDQDAYEEIVRLRQERGRLLQKIRGLEQHQERRKQELPEAEASSLHSLERQVQELQQLLAEKQEEKESLGREVESLQSRLSLLENERENTSYDVATLQDEEGELPEFPGAEVLLSKQLSLSAQELLASLQEQVAMLTRQNQELMEKVQILEHFEKDEMEADGPAEVIPLELYDALQAEFDQLRRQHAKALQALEQQEAREALTEEEAASREGKGLGTKTFRNGPLEIELNGTAAPEIRVNGVETTDEEGAGVETTEALLQSLEVVSTMAEATETKPTDTEASETEGVGAQPLETKATGAEVTEMKSLEGGGNPEPKATRAETTSKTEEPETKPNGVGAVEEELTGTEATGVGRGIPRALTGPILHPGAAEASEKLQTELETRIRCLEQALRQREREAAAELEAAHGKCEAAEAEAGRLRERVREAEGDGASRVRDGDTGQLRAALEQAREDLRDRDCRLRELEAASARLDEARAGRLLAEEEARGLRAELARREEARLELSRELEALREQLVAATATGEQQRAAAAELGQARDAAEARAAELSAACEEARRGLAELREASEALRQSAVPASEHHRLQEEALELRGRAACLEQEVVAAGKEAARLRAELERERVGSMARLEHERIVGALQADVARLQGQLEELGRRHEKTSAEVFQVQREALFMKSERHAAEAQLALAEQQLRGLRAEAERARQAQSRAQEALERAKEKDKKITELSKEVFSLKEALKDQPGGPDSLEVEALRDQVKALREQLEEAARDHSAVVALYRSHLLYAIQGQMDEDVQRILSQILQMQRLQAQGR, encoded by the exons ATGGCTAGGGACCTAGGTTTGGGGGACAGCCTCTTGGAAAGATGCTGGGAGCTGAGCTGGGGATGGTTTAATGGTACGGTTGCTGGCAGTGGTAAAGGACAGCTGGGGAGGCAGGTGCTAAGGACCCAGGCTGGAGGTATGCTGTCTCAGGCCCCCACCCAGGACCACTTCCCCCGGCAGCTGCGGCTCAGCCCCACTGACCTCGGCTCCTGCCCGCCCTGTGGCCCCTGCCCCATCCCGAAGCCAGCGGCAGCCAGAGGCAGGCGCCAG AGCCAGGACTGGGGCAAAAGTGACGAGCGGCTGCTGCAGGCGGTGGAGAACAACGATCCCACACGGGTGGCCTCCCTCATCGCCCGCAAGGGGCTGGTGCCCACCAAGCTGGACCCCGAGGGCAAGTCCGC ATTCCACCTGGCAGCCATGCGGGGTGCAGCCAGCTGTCTTGAGGTGATGCTGGCACACGGCGCCAACGCCATGAGCACGGACGGGGCAG GTTACAATGCCCTCCACCTGGCCGCTAAGTACGGGCACCCACAGTGCTTGAAGCAACTACTGCAG GCATCCTGCGCAGTGGATACAGTGGACAGCAGTGGGTGGACCGCCCTGCATCATGCAG cCGCTGGCGGCTGCATCTCCTGCTCAGAAATACTCTGCTCATTCAAGGCCCATCTGAATCCCCGAGATCGG cTGGGTACTACACCCCTCATCATTGCAGCTCAGATGTGCCACACGGATCTGTGCCGCCTCCTCCTGCAGCAAGGGGCTGCAGCGAATGACCAGGACCTTCAAGGCAG GACGGCCCTGATGCTGGCCTGTGAGGGAGCCAGCCCCGAAACAGTGGAGGTGCTGCTGCAGGGCGGCGCCCAGCCGGGCATCACAGATGCGCTGGGCCAGGATGCTGCTCACTACGGCACCCTGGCAGGGGACAAGCTCATCTTGCACCTCCTACAGGAGGCAGCCCAGCGCCCCTCACCACCCAGCG AGGATGATTCGGGCGAGGCATCATCTCAG AATTCTGTGTCCAGCCATGACAAGCAAGGGGCCCCCAAGAAGCGGAAGGCACCTCAACCCCCCACCAATATCCCAGTGCCG GATGACCAGGATGCCTACGAGGAGATCGTGCGGCTGCGACAGGAGAGGGGCCGCCTGCTACAGAAGATCCGGGGCCTAGAGCAGCACCAGGAACGAAGAAagcaggag CTGCCAGAGGCAGAGGCCAGCTCCCTCCACAGCCTGGAGAGACAG GTCCAAGAGCTACAGCAGCTGCTGGctgagaagcaggaggagaaggagagctTGGGCCGGGAGGTGGAGAGTTTGCAGAGCAGGCTGTCCCTTCTGGAG AATGAGCGGGAGAACACCAGCTATGATGTGGCCACCCTGCAGGATGAGGAGGGTGAGCTACCTGAATTCCCAG GGGCTGAGGTGCTGCTCTCCAAGCAGCTAAGCCTGTCGGCCCAGGAGCTCTTGGCTTCGCTGCAGGAGCAGGTGGCCATGCTCACCAGACAGAACCAGGAGCTGATGGAGAAAGTCCAG ATCCTGGAGCACTTCGAGAAGGACGAGATGGAGGCAGACGGTCCGGCTGAGGTCATTCCTCTGGAGCTCTATGACGCTCTCCAGGCTGAGTTTGACCAGCTCCGCAGGCAGCACGCCAAAGCCCTGCAGGCACTGGAGCAGCAGGAAGCCCGGGAGGCCCTCACAGAAGAGGAGGCAGCCTCTAGGGAGGGCAAAGGTCTGGGAACCAAGACCTTCAGAAATGGGCCACTGGAAATAGAGCTTAACGGCACTGCAGCTCCGGAAATCAGAGTGAATGGAGTCGAGACCACAGACGAGGAGGGTGCAGGAGTAGAAACCACGGAAGCCTTGTTACAGAGCTTGGAAGTGGTGTCCACGATGGCCGAGGCCACAGAAACAAAGCCCACGGACACGGAGGCCTCGGAAACAGAGGGTGTGGGAGCCCAGCCCTTGGAAACAAAGGCCACAGGAGCTGAGGTTACAGAAATGAAAAGTCTAGAAGGAGGAGGAAACCCAGAACCCAAGGCCACAAGAGCAGAGACCACCAGTAAAACAGAAGAGCCAGAAACGAAGCCCAATGGGGTAGGTGCAGTGGAAGAAGAGCTCACAGGCACAGAAGCCACGGGAGTGGGGCGTGGGATCCCGAGGGCCCTCACAGGCCCCATCCTGCACCCGGGTGCTGCAGAGGCCTCAGAAAAGCTGCAGACAGAGCTAGAGACCAGGATCCGCTGCTTGGAGCAGGCGCTTAGGCAGCGCGAGCGGGAGGCGGCCGCGGAGCTGGAGGCGGCCCACGGCAAGTGCGAGGCTGCCGAAGCGGAGGCGGGCCGCCTGCGGGAGCGGGTGCGGGAGGCTGAGGGCGACGGGGCTAGCCGGGTCAGAGATGGGGACACAGGCCAGCTGCGGGCCGCCCTGGAACAGGCCCGCGAGGACCTCCGGGACCGGGACTGCCGTCTCCGGGAGCTGGAGGCGGCCTCGGCCCGGCTGGACGAGGCCCGGGCTGGCCGGCTGCTGGCCGAGGAGGAGGCCCGGGGCCTGCGGGCAGAACTGGCCCGGCGGGAGGAGGCGCGGCTAGAGCTGAGCCGGGAGCTGGAGGCGCTGCGGGAGCAGCTGGTCGCGGCCACGGCCACAGGGGAGCAGCAGCGGGCCGCGGCCGCCGAGCTGGGCCAGGCGCGGGACGCGGCCGAGGCCCGGGCCGCGGAGCTGTCCGCGGCCTGCGAGGAGGCCCGGCGGGGCCTGGCAGAGCTGCGGGAGGCCTCCGAGGCGCTCCGCCAGTCGGCCGTGCCGGCCTCCGAGCACCACCGGCTgcaggaagaggccctggagctGCGGGGCCGGGCGGCTTGCCTGGAGCAGGAGGTGGTGGCCGCGGGCAAGGAGGCCGCCCGGCTGCGCGCAGAGCTGGAGCGTGAGCGGGTGGGCAGCATGGCCCGCCTGGAGCACGAGCGCATCGTGGGCGCCCTGCAGGCCGACGTGGCCCGGTTGCAAGGGCAGCTGGAGGAGCTGGGGCGACGCCACGAGAAGACCAGCGCCGAGGTCTTCCAG GTGCAGCGGGAGGCACTGTTCATGAAGAGTGAGCGACATGCGGCTGAAGCCCAGCTGGCCCTGGCTGAGCAGCAGCTGCGGGGGCTACGAGCTGAGGCCGAGCGGGCACGCCAGGCCCAGAGCCGTGCCCAGGAGGCCCTGGAGAGGGCCAAGGAGAAGGACAAGAAG atCACAGAGCTCTCCAAGGAGGTCTTCAGTCTTAAGGAGGCGCTGAAGGACCAGCCGGGGGGCCCAGACTCTTTGGAGGTGGAAGCCCTCCGTGACCAAGTGAAGGCTCTGCGGGAGCAGCTAGAG GAGGCTGCCAGGGACCACAGTGCTGTGGTGGCCTTGTACAGGAGCCACCTCCTCTACGCCATTCAG GGTCAGATGGATGAAGACGTGCAGCGAATTCTGAGTCAGATTCTGCAGATGCAGAGGCTCCAGGCCCAGGGCCGCTGA
- the ANKRD24 gene encoding ankyrin repeat domain-containing protein 24 isoform X14, with amino-acid sequence MKQLCLCAASSFASQDWGKSDERLLQAVENNDPTRVASLIARKGLVPTKLDPEGKSAFHLAAMRGAASCLEVMLAHGANAMSTDGAGYNALHLAAKYGHPQCLKQLLQASCAVDTVDSSGWTALHHAAAGGCISCSEILCSFKAHLNPRDRLGTTPLIIAAQMCHTDLCRLLLQQGAAANDQDLQGRTALMLACEGASPETVEVLLQGGAQPGITDALGQDAAHYGTLAGDKLILHLLQEAAQRPSPPSEDDSGEASSQNSVSSHDKQGAPKKRKAPQPPTNIPVPDDQDAYEEIVRLRQERGRLLQKIRGLEQHQERRKQELPEAEASSLHSLERQVQELQQLLAEKQEEKESLGREVESLQSRLSLLENERENTSYDVATLQDEEGELPEFPGAEVLLSKQLSLSAQELLASLQEQVAMLTRQNQELMEKVQILEHFEKDEMEADGPAEVIPLELYDALQAEFDQLRRQHAKALQALEQQEAREALTEEEAASREGKGLGTKTFRNGPLEIELNGTAAPEIRVNGVETTDEEGAGVETTEALLQSLEVVSTMAEATETKPTDTEASETEGVGAQPLETKATGAEVTEMKSLEGGGNPEPKATRAETTSKTEEPETKPNGVGAVEEELTGTEATGVGRGIPRALTGPILHPGAAEASEKLQTELETRIRCLEQALRQREREAAAELEAAHGKCEAAEAEAGRLRERVREAEGDGASRVRDGDTGQLRAALEQAREDLRDRDCRLRELEAASARLDEARAGRLLAEEEARGLRAELARREEARLELSRELEALREQLVAATATGEQQRAAAAELGQARDAAEARAAELSAACEEARRGLAELREASEALRQSAVPASEHHRLQEEALELRGRAACLEQEVVAAGKEAARLRAELERERVGSMARLEHERIVGALQADVARLQGQLEELGRRHEKTSAEVFQVQREALFMKSERHAAEAQLALAEQQLRGLRAEAERARQAQSRAQEALERAKEKDKKITELSKEVFSLKEALKDQPGGPDSLEVEALRDQVKALREQLEEAARDHSAVVALYRSHLLYAIQGQMDEDVQRILSQILQMQRLQAQGR; translated from the exons ATGAAGCAGCTGTGTCTGTGCGCCGCCTCCTCCTTCGCG AGCCAGGACTGGGGCAAAAGTGACGAGCGGCTGCTGCAGGCGGTGGAGAACAACGATCCCACACGGGTGGCCTCCCTCATCGCCCGCAAGGGGCTGGTGCCCACCAAGCTGGACCCCGAGGGCAAGTCCGC ATTCCACCTGGCAGCCATGCGGGGTGCAGCCAGCTGTCTTGAGGTGATGCTGGCACACGGCGCCAACGCCATGAGCACGGACGGGGCAG GTTACAATGCCCTCCACCTGGCCGCTAAGTACGGGCACCCACAGTGCTTGAAGCAACTACTGCAG GCATCCTGCGCAGTGGATACAGTGGACAGCAGTGGGTGGACCGCCCTGCATCATGCAG cCGCTGGCGGCTGCATCTCCTGCTCAGAAATACTCTGCTCATTCAAGGCCCATCTGAATCCCCGAGATCGG cTGGGTACTACACCCCTCATCATTGCAGCTCAGATGTGCCACACGGATCTGTGCCGCCTCCTCCTGCAGCAAGGGGCTGCAGCGAATGACCAGGACCTTCAAGGCAG GACGGCCCTGATGCTGGCCTGTGAGGGAGCCAGCCCCGAAACAGTGGAGGTGCTGCTGCAGGGCGGCGCCCAGCCGGGCATCACAGATGCGCTGGGCCAGGATGCTGCTCACTACGGCACCCTGGCAGGGGACAAGCTCATCTTGCACCTCCTACAGGAGGCAGCCCAGCGCCCCTCACCACCCAGCG AGGATGATTCGGGCGAGGCATCATCTCAG AATTCTGTGTCCAGCCATGACAAGCAAGGGGCCCCCAAGAAGCGGAAGGCACCTCAACCCCCCACCAATATCCCAGTGCCG GATGACCAGGATGCCTACGAGGAGATCGTGCGGCTGCGACAGGAGAGGGGCCGCCTGCTACAGAAGATCCGGGGCCTAGAGCAGCACCAGGAACGAAGAAagcaggag CTGCCAGAGGCAGAGGCCAGCTCCCTCCACAGCCTGGAGAGACAG GTCCAAGAGCTACAGCAGCTGCTGGctgagaagcaggaggagaaggagagctTGGGCCGGGAGGTGGAGAGTTTGCAGAGCAGGCTGTCCCTTCTGGAG AATGAGCGGGAGAACACCAGCTATGATGTGGCCACCCTGCAGGATGAGGAGGGTGAGCTACCTGAATTCCCAG GGGCTGAGGTGCTGCTCTCCAAGCAGCTAAGCCTGTCGGCCCAGGAGCTCTTGGCTTCGCTGCAGGAGCAGGTGGCCATGCTCACCAGACAGAACCAGGAGCTGATGGAGAAAGTCCAG ATCCTGGAGCACTTCGAGAAGGACGAGATGGAGGCAGACGGTCCGGCTGAGGTCATTCCTCTGGAGCTCTATGACGCTCTCCAGGCTGAGTTTGACCAGCTCCGCAGGCAGCACGCCAAAGCCCTGCAGGCACTGGAGCAGCAGGAAGCCCGGGAGGCCCTCACAGAAGAGGAGGCAGCCTCTAGGGAGGGCAAAGGTCTGGGAACCAAGACCTTCAGAAATGGGCCACTGGAAATAGAGCTTAACGGCACTGCAGCTCCGGAAATCAGAGTGAATGGAGTCGAGACCACAGACGAGGAGGGTGCAGGAGTAGAAACCACGGAAGCCTTGTTACAGAGCTTGGAAGTGGTGTCCACGATGGCCGAGGCCACAGAAACAAAGCCCACGGACACGGAGGCCTCGGAAACAGAGGGTGTGGGAGCCCAGCCCTTGGAAACAAAGGCCACAGGAGCTGAGGTTACAGAAATGAAAAGTCTAGAAGGAGGAGGAAACCCAGAACCCAAGGCCACAAGAGCAGAGACCACCAGTAAAACAGAAGAGCCAGAAACGAAGCCCAATGGGGTAGGTGCAGTGGAAGAAGAGCTCACAGGCACAGAAGCCACGGGAGTGGGGCGTGGGATCCCGAGGGCCCTCACAGGCCCCATCCTGCACCCGGGTGCTGCAGAGGCCTCAGAAAAGCTGCAGACAGAGCTAGAGACCAGGATCCGCTGCTTGGAGCAGGCGCTTAGGCAGCGCGAGCGGGAGGCGGCCGCGGAGCTGGAGGCGGCCCACGGCAAGTGCGAGGCTGCCGAAGCGGAGGCGGGCCGCCTGCGGGAGCGGGTGCGGGAGGCTGAGGGCGACGGGGCTAGCCGGGTCAGAGATGGGGACACAGGCCAGCTGCGGGCCGCCCTGGAACAGGCCCGCGAGGACCTCCGGGACCGGGACTGCCGTCTCCGGGAGCTGGAGGCGGCCTCGGCCCGGCTGGACGAGGCCCGGGCTGGCCGGCTGCTGGCCGAGGAGGAGGCCCGGGGCCTGCGGGCAGAACTGGCCCGGCGGGAGGAGGCGCGGCTAGAGCTGAGCCGGGAGCTGGAGGCGCTGCGGGAGCAGCTGGTCGCGGCCACGGCCACAGGGGAGCAGCAGCGGGCCGCGGCCGCCGAGCTGGGCCAGGCGCGGGACGCGGCCGAGGCCCGGGCCGCGGAGCTGTCCGCGGCCTGCGAGGAGGCCCGGCGGGGCCTGGCAGAGCTGCGGGAGGCCTCCGAGGCGCTCCGCCAGTCGGCCGTGCCGGCCTCCGAGCACCACCGGCTgcaggaagaggccctggagctGCGGGGCCGGGCGGCTTGCCTGGAGCAGGAGGTGGTGGCCGCGGGCAAGGAGGCCGCCCGGCTGCGCGCAGAGCTGGAGCGTGAGCGGGTGGGCAGCATGGCCCGCCTGGAGCACGAGCGCATCGTGGGCGCCCTGCAGGCCGACGTGGCCCGGTTGCAAGGGCAGCTGGAGGAGCTGGGGCGACGCCACGAGAAGACCAGCGCCGAGGTCTTCCAG GTGCAGCGGGAGGCACTGTTCATGAAGAGTGAGCGACATGCGGCTGAAGCCCAGCTGGCCCTGGCTGAGCAGCAGCTGCGGGGGCTACGAGCTGAGGCCGAGCGGGCACGCCAGGCCCAGAGCCGTGCCCAGGAGGCCCTGGAGAGGGCCAAGGAGAAGGACAAGAAG atCACAGAGCTCTCCAAGGAGGTCTTCAGTCTTAAGGAGGCGCTGAAGGACCAGCCGGGGGGCCCAGACTCTTTGGAGGTGGAAGCCCTCCGTGACCAAGTGAAGGCTCTGCGGGAGCAGCTAGAG GAGGCTGCCAGGGACCACAGTGCTGTGGTGGCCTTGTACAGGAGCCACCTCCTCTACGCCATTCAG GGTCAGATGGATGAAGACGTGCAGCGAATTCTGAGTCAGATTCTGCAGATGCAGAGGCTCCAGGCCCAGGGCCGCTGA